The genomic region ACAGCCCAGACAGACAATGTAgcttttcatatattttattgatcatactataatgtaaaatatgaaaattatttttataatacttttgtattagtgaaaatatatgaCAAAAAAGTTAGTAATTAgctgcaaaataaaagaacttaTATAAACGAAAAAGTGTGGGTGAGACTGTTAACGAATTCGTTAATTATAGGATGAAAAATGTAGgtgagaattaaaattaaaaaaaaattcaatttatgtaatgtgtaatatgagaaaaatcatagtaaatatgattaaattgaaaaaaaatctaatatacgggacaaaaaatatgatttttcccACCAATATGAGTATGGCatacattctcatttttaaattataattcaaaataattatacaatttaattaaaaaaaatatgtgtcAATTGTACCCTCTaaaccaacaaaaaaagaaaagaaaagttctATAAATAGTAAGATAAGGgcattaaaacaaaatttactaatattgaAGTCAATGAATGAGTaaccaataattttattaaatgaaaattattccATAATAAACACAAgatgtatattataattacatttatacctcatttttataatttatttatataagtcactcatgattttgaaaaattacacatacatcataaaaaatatcaatattatttatacaaactatttgtatcttttttgaaaaattatacatggACTTCACAAAAGTATCAATatcattacataaattacCTCTATTTTTTTGCCGTCACCATTactgtaattataaaaaaaaagataatttttataaataaatcataagttaagatgtaaatataattatcctataTATAATCTGGATAAAAACTCTACCCGTTTCACAAAAAACCCGCATAAAAATTCGTAACTGAAAAATCTGATTAAGAAATAGAAATTATGGAACTGAATTGATTTTCAGTTGACAAATCCATTAccgaagaaaaaaataataataataaagaaaaggcaataaaagaatttggtGTCAAAGGGAAGGACATTTGGGgtaataatgtataattgAGATTTCCAGAGTTTACGTTACTGTCTGTGTTTTCCCTCCCAAGAACCAACCAGCCCTTTTCTTGCAATTCTGTTCCCTTGTTGCTTTGCATATAACTTCACCCACAATACAACACCACAGCAGCAactgtgtgttgtgtgtttttctttttcttttttggtggTGGGGtctcttttttcttgagaaaaatccattctttttcctcattGCACTCTCACTCACTCTCACTCACTCCACACTCTTCTTCACTCCATTTCCCGCTTCTCTTGAATTCCATCCACTTCTATTTGACCCCTTTTGTTACAGAAGGAATAGAAAAGTgtttcttttgtgtgtgtgagtgtgtgtgggagACAGAAGGATATAGAAAAGGTGGAGAGATACATAGATATGAGGGAGGAGAGTAGTGAGGAAGAGATGGACGTGATGGATACACCAGAGAGAGTCAAGAATAACCAGATCACAGCATCTGTTAGCAAATTTGAGGTTTGATTTGGTTTTTTTGCACACAAAGTATGcatctttattgattttagaTGACTtcttttgtaatggctttcTGGGGTCTgtgatttttttggttttttgttCTGAATTAATGCTGAATTGTTCGTTTTGAGTGCTGTAGATGGTCTGAGAAGTGGGTTTCTAGTGATTTTTGTTGAAGGATGTGTTATTAGCCTTCTTGATTAATCTTGAATGTGTGTGGTGTTATAGTTAATTCTCCAGAAGAATGTTCATCCTTTCCCCCCTGTATTTTGGGTTTAGTGGGTATTTGATCTTGGATTTCTGATGTTTGGTCTATGGAATATGAGTTAATTCCCACAAAGTTTGTTCAGTTTCTGGAATTTCTGTTTAATTGTTCTTGAATTGTTTCCTTGATTACTGGAGAGAAATTGGACGATAAGtacgaaaaaattatataacttttgaggttcttttttcttcttcttttgggGTCTCATGGCAATGTgatctttctttgttttggtATAAAGGCTACTGAAAACCAATTATGCTGTTCTTAGTTTCTTGGACTCCAGtggaaatgattttgttaCTTGCATCATTTCCAGATTTTGGcatttatcaatcctccattttgttttccttgatTTTCTGCATAAGTCGTGGAACTACGAGATATTGGAAACTTCTTCTGCATTAGCATGGATTCTGGATTGATCTTGTGTTTCTTGGTCAATTGAAAAAGTTTCTTGGGGCTGTATCTTCCATTGTTTGTTGAATTCTTTCTCCTTGGTTTTTCTGTAGTTATGGTGTATTTCAGATTGTGAGTGACAAttagtttgtaaaattttgcTTTCTCTAAGGATTTGAAGAATATGCTCAGCGTAAACGGAACCCAGTTTTATGGTTAGCATGCCTGATGAGGTTCTTCACATGGTTACTTCATCTTTCGTCACAATCTTCTTATCAATGATTTTCTTTAGTTGCTTGAGCATTTAATTCTTGTTGTCTAATTGAGATATTTCTCAAGCTATTCATAACATGTTAATTGTCCATGTTCTTGGAGTTTGGTAAATGGAAAAGTAGATTAGCCTCCAATTTTCCCAATAGGAATCTCCTTTAGTGTTTTAAACCCCTCTTTTACATTCACAATTCTGTCTTTAATACCTTTTCTATAAGACTCTCTtttgctcttttcttttctttttcttgttcctacctcctttcctttccttttccttttttcttttgtgaaaACACTCATGAGCATAACATTTCGTATGGTCACACTCACGCCTCTGTGCTTTCTTCTCTGGTTAACTtgacatttttcttctttgtctgAACTGGCGGTGCATCGTTTCTCTTTACAATCAAGTGAAAATGGATTTGTTCTAATGAACAAAGTAGTACAAATGCTTGTTGATTTGCTTGAGGTTCATCTGTTTTGAAATCAATGTTATTATGGTTATGGTTTTCGTATGGTATTCTACTTACATTGTTCTCCCATCGTTTTCGTCTTCGCATGCAGGATTCCCCTGTCTTTAACTTTCTCAACAGCCTTTCCCCTATCCAGCCAGTGAAATCCATACACATCACTCAGACGATCAATCCTCTTAGTTTCGCATCCCTTCCATCTGTTTTCACTTCACCACATGTTGGTTCTCTCAGGGAATCTAGAATTCCTCGAAGGTCAACCGAGAACTTGTCTAAATTATTACATCTTCTTACCTGGCCATTTCcgttttcttgtttaatattcttttgctTTCTCTTTTCAGGCATCAACTTTCAGATCCATCGAAACCCGAGTTTTCTTCTGATAATGGGAGTGTAATAGTTGATAGAAACAAGGGAAAGATGGATACCAATAAGCTGGATGAACAGGAGGAAAATCTGGATCCAGGGGCATCAAATGGTCAAGTGGCTGGTGAACCATCTTGCGAGTTTGCTGAAAATTTCCAATATGATCGCGATAGTCTCAAAGCCAAACATGTCGAGGAACATGCTTGTAATTCTTCAACTCTTGTTCCTCTGGTGGAAAAGACCTCTCTGAGGCAATTATATGGAGGTGAAGTAAATTTGGAAGCGGTAAGCCAAATCGATCAACACAAAGAAGCAGCATCGTGTGATTGGGAGAGTTTGATTTCTGACACTTCGGATCTGTTAAATCTTGAATCACCAAATAATACAGAGTCCTTTGAGAAATCAGTTGATCCTGCGACAACTTTCTACAGAAGTATTAAAAATGCGATGCAGAATATGCACTCTATTTGTCCAGTGGTCTCTGGTGAACAAGTTGGAGGGCGAAGTGAACCTGAAAACTTGTTGACTCAGCCTGGAGAAGGACGTGAGTCAATGGATGCTGAGAGCCATGACATAATTGCTGGTTCTTCAATTACCGATCCTAGTGAAAAGATGGAATATGAGGTAAAAAATTGTGTTTCAGTTATTTTAATGCAGCCTGGAAGTAGAAATAGTTCTAAATTAGAACTGAGTTTTCATGAACTCTAATACAAAGGCTATCATTTCAAGCAtccaaacataaaaattagcaTGCTTTTCTATGTTATTGAATATACATATCTCATGAAAGATTGaatctatatattttgtcaaaatttgatttctgtTCTCTATTCTTGCAGCATCTTTCTGGTTTATACCGCGGTATGCGGAGACGCTGTCTGGTTTTTGAGATGGCGGGAGTGCGCTCAAAGCATTTGGAGGAGAATTCAGGTTCCGATTCTTCTGTGTTGCCACAATTTGATGGCAATACTACTGCCAACCTGCAACTAGTTCCGACAAAAAGGGGAAATGATTCTTCATGTCGTGTTTTACCTGGCATTGGCTTGCATTTAAATGCTCTAGCAGCAACTCCCAAGGACTATAAAATTGTCAACCATGAGGCTTCAGCTTCTGGAAGACTATTGATTGGACCTAGCTCATCGTCCAATTTCCATCATCCAACTTCTGATCAAGAATTGTTCAGCAATATTTTGGCTGACAACTTAATGGAAAGAGAAATTGATACTGTTGAAAGTGTTGGTCTCCCTGTAGAAGATCCTTGCCAAAAATCTGGATACATGGCAAACGAAGAAATCAATCAGTGTAGTCCAAAGAAGAAGAGGTATTtctgtttgtttctctttctttgCACCAACTAATTACAAGATTAGTGTTTTGTCAGTgttcttttcaatttatggCTTGAAATTGGATTGTCAGGCGTAGGTTGGAACAAGGTGGGGAGGCTGAAGCTTGTAAGAGATGTAActgcaaaaaatcaaaatgtttGAAACTGTAAGTTCTGCGTTCTTCACAGCTGCCTATGGCAAAGAGTTGTGAAACTAAGCACTCTTTATTTAAGCTCCTAGTTTGATCATTTCTTACTCTTTCTGAGTCGGTATTTTGCCTGTGGTATCAAATTCATATGCAACACATACTTGTAGAATATAGAGTTCTTGGGATCTAACCGAACTgggctttttttatttgattttcagAGCCTGATTTTTGTTCCTTTGCTTTCATAGAACAATCCAAACATTTCTTAAGTGCCATGAATTCTTGTTCAGTTAACAAACAATATGTCAGTACCTATCGGCCAATGCATATACAGTCCCTTATTGCTTGGGATAATAATCTTGGTTGATTTTATTGTGGATATAGATACTGTGAATGCTTTGCTGCTGGTGTCTACTGTGTGGAGCCATGTGCCTGTATTGATTGCTTCAACAAGCCTGTTCATGAAGACACTGTTCTTGCAACACGCAAACAGATTGAGTCGAGAAATCCTCTTGCTTTTGCTCCTAAAGTGATAAGGGCCTCCGATTCTCGACCAGAAGTAGGGGTTAGAAGCCAAACTCTGGACTTATCTTTGCTCTCTCAGTGATTAATTTCAAGCACTTATATGTATTTGTTATCGTTTCTTGCAGGAGGACTTCAGCAAAACTCCAGCTTCTGCTCGGCATAAAAGAGGATGCAACTGCAAAAAATCCGGTTGCCTGAAGAAATACTGTGAATGTTATCAGGTTTCTTTCACTATTTCTATGTTTGGCATGCTTTCCTTTTAGTTTGTCAACTAATGGCGAAATTTTGGTGTTTCAAAGGGTGGCGTTGGATGCTCGATCAACTGCAGATGTGAAGGTTGTAAAAATGCGTTTGGCAGAAAAGATGGTGAGTGTACTTCTGAGACCGATATCTCTTTTAACTTGTTATGATTTAACATTTGGCAATCCTGAACCAGGTTCTGGTGTATTAGGCACGGATCATGAACTCGAGGAAGATGAATTGGATACGACCGAGAGGGCCGTGCTGGATGGCGATTCCCAGAGAACAACGACCCAGAGTGATTTCAAGCAAAGCATGGATTCTGCACCTCCTGCAACACCTTCAAGGACTGGAAGGTAAACGGTCTtaaattttagggataattgcaTACACACTCCTAAAGTTTGGgcatattataaatgaacCTCTTCATTTTGGAGGATTTCATGTTTTACAATATAGATTACCCCCCTTGCTGTCGATGTTAATTGTAAAATTCACCCTTTGCACCTGACCCCCTTCCGTTAGggtttagatgaaaaatgctAACATCTGcaaaaaacatacataaatttacgattttcacttttttgaCTTTCTATATTACGTATACCtacttataagtataaaagtGTTACATGGGAAATTAAATGAGtggtaaaattagaaattgtcatatttttttggacaTCAGCATTTTCTGTCCAAACATAACAGAAAGGGTCAGgtgtaaatgaaaaattttgggagggggtgtaagtgtaattataaaacttcTTTGgcggaaagtgtaattttatatttttaaaggggctctaagtgtaattacccTCGATAATATATTGGATTAGGGGTGCCAGACGAGTTGAGCCAactcgagctcaagctcaaTCCTCTTTGTTCATCAGGCTCGCgagcttttttatttttatttttaaaatttttatatatttaatttcatattcaaaactatatcaaatttatactcaaaattgaccatatattataattattaatcaatttcatatattttttttgaataatagtaaattatggtacttttaattatatatttaatctttatacaaaaataaatttaatcaacaacttagtaatactttttataattaaaattattatttaatctgacacagataaattttatgtcatattttaatatatatttgtattgtgttatactttttttaattgacaggtaattcacttatgatttttttatcaatttttaagttttatatttatatcaagatacatactatgcattatgcaatctattttattacttataaatttatgtcgaaatttagtaatttctatgaattaatctaaaaataatgataacagtaataataatgatggttgaacaaattattttaattattattttattatatatataatgagataaaaaagtttaaacaCTAATttcgatatcttaaaattcgggcacctgattcataccaaatttaaatatataagactgtgtccattagatcatattaGACGTTacgatttaaaatcacatggcctggtTCAACGATACActgtcttgaatgattactcttatgttttgaGTACcatatctcgacatccgtatatctaataagtctaaaactttaccaaatgtatttttatgtaagtttgatcatatctaactgtttgatttgaattttgatggctcGATTAACTCATGTTCTtaatgtaatactaacatttataaacatataaatttattacagattgtgaacatatattaatctcaactatagaatattttatgtatttcgattgcattatttcagataatggatacttttctataatGTTTAAGTTTTCAGTATGAATTTTTTaggtatattttactaattatattactactaaactaactgtttatatttataacaataaattaaaatttcatactatattttagtatatttataacaagtatacattatgcaatctattttattacttataaatttatgtaaatatttggtGATTCGATCCTatgatttaatctaataataataaaaaaaaataaaaaattaccaagcTCGAACTCGTCAGATAGAGCTCGAGCTCATCATGTaagagtcgagctcgagccaTCCTACTGcaaatcgagctcgagctcgagctcaccAAAAAAGGTCGAGTTCGACTCGTTTACACCCTTATATTggatcattttaatatttttttctccctcTAGTTGGCATGTTTATCTATATTGCAATATGTGAATTTCAtgtttatctatatattaaaagttcaagtttcttcttgattttcttccaGGCAATTGGTTCAGCCATTCTCCTCCAAGAGAAAACCACCTAGATCTTCTTCCTTCCCTTCTATCAGCTCCACTTCTGGTTTTCCAGCCAGCCAGCCGTTCGGAAAGTCAAGCTTCTTCCCTCCTCCACCAAAGTTCGATAAGCATTTCGACTGCGTTATGGAAGATGAAGTGCCCGAGTTTCTCCAAGGAGGATCTCCAGTTGGAGGCATAAAGTCTTCATCTCCTAACCAGAAGAGGGTTTCTCCTCCTCAAAGAATGGAGACATCTCCTGGCCTGAGAAGCAGCCGGAAGCTGATTCTCCGATCTATCCCGTCTTTCCCTTCCCTCACCACTAATCAGTGAGGCAAGGATTCTCTTATTTGGGTGAGGTTTCAAGAAGGAACATTAATCCTTCTTTCTGTCTTCATTGTAGGCATAGTGTGTAGGTTAATGTTGTCTTTATTCTTGTTCTGGCTAAGGTTTAGCATTTTTTGGTAGTTGTTAGCGTTGTTGCTGTTTCCATAATAAAACTACTTGTTTTATTCACTGAATTCTTACATGTACTTCTCTTGCAAGAATCCAATGTATGATTGaagtttcttgattcttgaaatGTTAAATGCAGTGTCCAAGCATTCTTGACTCTCTTGAAACCTCAAAGTAGTACATTTGAATGAATGTTATGATAACCAGCCATGGCAggaaatttgagaaatatCATTGAAAATTCTATAAGTGTGATGTATTAGTTATTAGAGACTCTTCCGTGATCTacaattttttagataaattatctttactttttacataattacaaaatcacCTGTAATTGTCAAAAAGTAATGGAAGTTTGTacaatgatgatgatatttttaggggtatatatataattttttaaaaaataaggatggtttgtataatttttaaaaaaatatgtatagttCTCtctagttattataaaaatattaaaataaaaatctcagAATATAAACTTTTCCATATTCAAATTGGTGATCTTAAAGGGATGTTCGTAATAGTTTCCATTTTTATAGTGAGaatagtttataaataaaattgtttagCTATAATCTAAATTCCAAGTGTTTGAAaacataagtaaaaaaaaaaaaaaaagtcaaagttagaatttttgaaaaaataatttaatatatataattttacactagaaattggtaaaaaaatatttatactttaaatagttcaaaagtatatta from Sesamum indicum cultivar Zhongzhi No. 13 linkage group LG3, S_indicum_v1.0, whole genome shotgun sequence harbors:
- the LOC105158397 gene encoding protein tesmin/TSO1-like CXC 2 isoform X3: MREESSEEEMDVMDTPERVKNNQITASVSKFEDSPVFNFLNSLSPIQPVKSIHITQTINPLSFASLPSVFTSPHVGSLRESRIPRRHQLSDPSKPEFSSDNGSVIVDRNKGKMDTNKLDEQEENLDPGASNGQVAGEPSCEFAENFQYDRDSLKAKHVEEHACNSSTLVPLVEKTSLRQLYGGEVNLEAVSQIDQHKEAASCDWESLISDTSDLLNLESPNNTESFEKSVDPATTFYRSIKNAMQNMHSICPVVSGEQVGGRSEPENLLTQPGEGRESMDAESHDIIAGSSITDPSEKMEYEHLSGLYRGMRRRCLVFEMAGVRSKHLEENSGSDSSVLPQFDGNTTANLQLVPTKRGNDSSCRVLPGIGLHLNALAATPKDYKIVNHEASASGRLLIGPSSSSNFHHPTSDQELFSNILADNLMEREIDTVESVGLPVEDPCQKSGYMANEEINQCSPKKKRRRLEQGGEAEACKRCNCKKSKCLKLYCECFAAGVYCVEPCACIDCFNKPVHEDTVLATRKQIESRNPLAFAPKVIRASDSRPEVGEDFSKTPASARHKRGCNCKKSGCLKKYCECYQGGVGCSINCRCEGCKNAFGRKDGTDHELEEDELDTTERAVLDGDSQRTTTQSDFKQSMDSAPPATPSRTGRQLVQPFSSKRKPPRSSSFPSISSTSGFPASQPFGKSSFFPPPPKFDKHFDCVMEDEVPEFLQGGSPVGGIKSSSPNQKRVSPPQRMETSPGLRSSRKLILRSIPSFPSLTTNQ
- the LOC105158397 gene encoding protein tesmin/TSO1-like CXC 2 isoform X2 — its product is MREESSEEEMDVMDTPERVKNNQITASVSKFEDSPVFNFLNSLSPIQPVKSIHITQTINPLSFASLPSVFTSPHVGSLRESRIPRRHQLSDPSKPEFSSDNGSVIVDRNKGKMDTNKLDEQEENLDPGASNGQVAGEPSCEFAENFQYDRDSLKAKHVEEHACNSSTLVPLVEKTSLRQLYGGEVNLEAVSQIDQHKEAASCDWESLISDTSDLLNLESPNNTESFEKSVDPATTFYRSIKNAMQNMHSICPVVSGEQVGGRSEPENLLTQPGEGRESMDAESHDIIAGSSITDPSEKMEYEHLSGLYRGMRRRCLVFEMAGVRSKHLEENSGSDSSVLPQFDGNTTANLQLVPTKRGNDSSCRVLPGIGLHLNALAATPKDYKIVNHEASASGRLLIGPSSSSNFHHPTSDQELFSNILADNLMEREIDTVESVGLPVEDPCQKSGYMANEEINQCSPKKKRRRLEQGGEAEACKRCNCKKSKCLKLYCECFAAGVYCVEPCACIDCFNKPVHEDTVLATRKQIESRNPLAFAPKVIRASDSRPEEDFSKTPASARHKRGCNCKKSGCLKKYCECYQGGVGCSINCRCEGCKNAFGRKDGSGVLGTDHELEEDELDTTERAVLDGDSQRTTTQSDFKQSMDSAPPATPSRTGRQLVQPFSSKRKPPRSSSFPSISSTSGFPASQPFGKSSFFPPPPKFDKHFDCVMEDEVPEFLQGGSPVGGIKSSSPNQKRVSPPQRMETSPGLRSSRKLILRSIPSFPSLTTNQ
- the LOC105158397 gene encoding protein tesmin/TSO1-like CXC 2 isoform X1 — encoded protein: MREESSEEEMDVMDTPERVKNNQITASVSKFEDSPVFNFLNSLSPIQPVKSIHITQTINPLSFASLPSVFTSPHVGSLRESRIPRRHQLSDPSKPEFSSDNGSVIVDRNKGKMDTNKLDEQEENLDPGASNGQVAGEPSCEFAENFQYDRDSLKAKHVEEHACNSSTLVPLVEKTSLRQLYGGEVNLEAVSQIDQHKEAASCDWESLISDTSDLLNLESPNNTESFEKSVDPATTFYRSIKNAMQNMHSICPVVSGEQVGGRSEPENLLTQPGEGRESMDAESHDIIAGSSITDPSEKMEYEHLSGLYRGMRRRCLVFEMAGVRSKHLEENSGSDSSVLPQFDGNTTANLQLVPTKRGNDSSCRVLPGIGLHLNALAATPKDYKIVNHEASASGRLLIGPSSSSNFHHPTSDQELFSNILADNLMEREIDTVESVGLPVEDPCQKSGYMANEEINQCSPKKKRRRLEQGGEAEACKRCNCKKSKCLKLYCECFAAGVYCVEPCACIDCFNKPVHEDTVLATRKQIESRNPLAFAPKVIRASDSRPEVGEDFSKTPASARHKRGCNCKKSGCLKKYCECYQGGVGCSINCRCEGCKNAFGRKDGSGVLGTDHELEEDELDTTERAVLDGDSQRTTTQSDFKQSMDSAPPATPSRTGRQLVQPFSSKRKPPRSSSFPSISSTSGFPASQPFGKSSFFPPPPKFDKHFDCVMEDEVPEFLQGGSPVGGIKSSSPNQKRVSPPQRMETSPGLRSSRKLILRSIPSFPSLTTNQ
- the LOC105158397 gene encoding protein tesmin/TSO1-like CXC 2 isoform X4, yielding MNKVVQMLVDLLEDSPVFNFLNSLSPIQPVKSIHITQTINPLSFASLPSVFTSPHVGSLRESRIPRRHQLSDPSKPEFSSDNGSVIVDRNKGKMDTNKLDEQEENLDPGASNGQVAGEPSCEFAENFQYDRDSLKAKHVEEHACNSSTLVPLVEKTSLRQLYGGEVNLEAVSQIDQHKEAASCDWESLISDTSDLLNLESPNNTESFEKSVDPATTFYRSIKNAMQNMHSICPVVSGEQVGGRSEPENLLTQPGEGRESMDAESHDIIAGSSITDPSEKMEYEHLSGLYRGMRRRCLVFEMAGVRSKHLEENSGSDSSVLPQFDGNTTANLQLVPTKRGNDSSCRVLPGIGLHLNALAATPKDYKIVNHEASASGRLLIGPSSSSNFHHPTSDQELFSNILADNLMEREIDTVESVGLPVEDPCQKSGYMANEEINQCSPKKKRRRLEQGGEAEACKRCNCKKSKCLKLYCECFAAGVYCVEPCACIDCFNKPVHEDTVLATRKQIESRNPLAFAPKVIRASDSRPEVGEDFSKTPASARHKRGCNCKKSGCLKKYCECYQGGVGCSINCRCEGCKNAFGRKDGSGVLGTDHELEEDELDTTERAVLDGDSQRTTTQSDFKQSMDSAPPATPSRTGRQLVQPFSSKRKPPRSSSFPSISSTSGFPASQPFGKSSFFPPPPKFDKHFDCVMEDEVPEFLQGGSPVGGIKSSSPNQKRVSPPQRMETSPGLRSSRKLILRSIPSFPSLTTNQ
- the LOC105158397 gene encoding protein tesmin/TSO1-like CXC 2 isoform X5, with product MDTNKLDEQEENLDPGASNGQVAGEPSCEFAENFQYDRDSLKAKHVEEHACNSSTLVPLVEKTSLRQLYGGEVNLEAVSQIDQHKEAASCDWESLISDTSDLLNLESPNNTESFEKSVDPATTFYRSIKNAMQNMHSICPVVSGEQVGGRSEPENLLTQPGEGRESMDAESHDIIAGSSITDPSEKMEYEHLSGLYRGMRRRCLVFEMAGVRSKHLEENSGSDSSVLPQFDGNTTANLQLVPTKRGNDSSCRVLPGIGLHLNALAATPKDYKIVNHEASASGRLLIGPSSSSNFHHPTSDQELFSNILADNLMEREIDTVESVGLPVEDPCQKSGYMANEEINQCSPKKKRRRLEQGGEAEACKRCNCKKSKCLKLYCECFAAGVYCVEPCACIDCFNKPVHEDTVLATRKQIESRNPLAFAPKVIRASDSRPEVGEDFSKTPASARHKRGCNCKKSGCLKKYCECYQGGVGCSINCRCEGCKNAFGRKDGSGVLGTDHELEEDELDTTERAVLDGDSQRTTTQSDFKQSMDSAPPATPSRTGRQLVQPFSSKRKPPRSSSFPSISSTSGFPASQPFGKSSFFPPPPKFDKHFDCVMEDEVPEFLQGGSPVGGIKSSSPNQKRVSPPQRMETSPGLRSSRKLILRSIPSFPSLTTNQ